The Acidobacteriota bacterium genomic interval CCCGCGCAACCGCAGCGCCGCCGGGACGTTGTACGCCGGGCTCGCGGGGACGATCTGGTGCACGAACCAGAGCCGCGCCTGCGCGAACGAGAGCGGAGCGGTCGATCGATCGCCGCGCCGCGGGATCGTGATCGCGGGGGCCTCACCCGGGCGCTTCCCGCGCAGCATCGACTCGAGCAGGGCCCGCTTCGACGGGGAGAGCCCGGCCGCGCCCCGCGCCGCGTCGCTCATCGCGCCTCCGCGCCCTTCCCGGGCGCCGCGCGCCCCTCGAGACGCCTGGCCGCCT includes:
- a CDS encoding condensation protein, with the protein product MSDAARGAAGLSPSKRALLESMLRGKRPGEAPAITIPRRGDRSTAPLSFAQARLWFVHQIVPASPAYNVPAALRLRG